Proteins from a genomic interval of Oharaeibacter diazotrophicus:
- a CDS encoding DUF2798 domain-containing protein: protein MNTDVRARSRKLPAHWAPVVMPFILSVLMTLVVSLVSTLRSLGPVPEFVHVWPTAWALSWVVAFPTLLLVLPLVRRIVGLLVAAPGR from the coding sequence ATGAACACTGATGTCCGCGCGCGTTCGCGCAAGCTGCCCGCCCACTGGGCCCCCGTCGTCATGCCCTTCATCCTGTCGGTGCTGATGACGCTGGTGGTGTCGCTCGTCTCCACCCTGCGCAGCCTCGGGCCCGTGCCCGAATTCGTCCACGTCTGGCCGACCGCCTGGGCGCTGTCCTGGGTGGTCGCCTTTCCCACCCTGCTGCTCGTGCTGCCGCTGGTGCGGCGGATCGTCGGGCTGCTGGTCGCCGCCCCCGGCCGCTGA
- a CDS encoding HlyU family transcriptional regulator → MSFLKKLFGLGGGAATPAGPAPAFEYKGFLIRATPVAEGGEWRVSGVVVELGEGGRELPFQRADRMSSKDECVEITFQKGRQIIDDHRGRPFG, encoded by the coding sequence ATGTCGTTCCTGAAGAAGCTGTTCGGTCTCGGCGGCGGCGCCGCCACGCCGGCCGGGCCGGCGCCGGCCTTCGAGTACAAGGGCTTCCTGATCCGGGCGACCCCGGTCGCCGAGGGCGGCGAGTGGCGGGTTTCCGGCGTCGTGGTCGAACTCGGCGAGGGCGGGCGCGAACTGCCGTTCCAGCGCGCCGACCGGATGTCGTCGAAGGACGAATGCGTCGAGATCACCTTCCAGAAGGGCCGGCAGATCATCGACGACCACCGCGGGCGCCCGTTCGGCTGA